The following proteins come from a genomic window of Lycium ferocissimum isolate CSIRO_LF1 chromosome 4, AGI_CSIRO_Lferr_CH_V1, whole genome shotgun sequence:
- the LOC132051645 gene encoding uncharacterized protein LOC132051645, which translates to MGIIRSSFSFISGTVCGIYIAQNYNVPNIQKLIENALFKAKDVEEKYRKPGDRL; encoded by the coding sequence ATGGGGATAATAAGAAGCAGTTTTTCATTCATATCAGGAACTGTTTGCGGTATATATATAGCTCAGAACTACAATGTTCCCAATATTCAGAAGCTTATAGAGAACGCTTTATTTAAGGCTAAAGATGTTGAAGAGAAATACCGCAAGCCTGGCGATCGCCTTTAG